The Lysobacter enzymogenes DNA segment CGCCTTCGACCACTTCGCGGATGCGCAGCGCTTCGTTGAGCGCGGGGATCACCACGGCGACGTTGTCGCGGTGCAGGCGCGCGCGCTCGGTGCGCGGGGCCGGCGCCAGCACCGGCACGCGCGTGCGCGAAGACGTGTCAGTCATGGTCCAGTTCCAGCCACAGGCCGCGGCCGCTGCCGGCGGGCAGGGCGATGCGAGGGACGGCGCCGGTCGCCAGCGCATCGAACAAAGGCAGCATCGGCGCACTGGCGTTGCCGGCGTCGCGCTGCAGCAGGCGGCCCGGGGCGGCGGGCGCGGCGGGCGGATCGCCGAGCCAGGCGTGCAGGCGCGGCGCGCCGGCGCGCGGCGCGCGGCTGAGCACCAGCGCCGCGCCGAGCAGGCCTTCGCTCGGCGCCGCCGCGCCGAGCGGGCCGTAGCCGGCGCCGTCGTAGCCGGCCAGCAGCACCGCCGCTTCGCCGGCCGCCAATTGCGCCAGCGCATCGATCAGCCCTTGGGCGAAGCTCGCCTCCAGCGCGCTCAGCGCGGTGGCCGGGCGCATCGCGCCGACGCCGATGGTCCAGTAGCCGGCGGCGGCGTTGTGCACCGAGTTGTGGAAGCGGGTCGGCGAGATCGCGCGCGGATCGGCGGCCAGGGTCGCGCACATGTAGTCGGTGATCGCCATGTCGCCGTGGCTGGAGGCGAACACCGACGACAGCGCGGCCGGATCGCGTCCGGCCGCGGCGCAGGCGGCCGCGGCCACGTCCAGCGCCACCGCCACCGTCTCCGGCGCGCGCCGGCGTTCGTTGGCCGGCAGCAGTTGCGGCGACGGCCGCGCCGGCGCGTCCGGCGCCGCTTCGCCGCCGAGCGCGTAGGCGCGCGCGGCGTTCCAGTCGGGCAGGCCGCGGCTCCAATAGCCGACGCCTTCGATCGCGGCGGCGAGCGCGGCGGCGGGGCGCGCGCCGGCGGAGTGGGAGGCGGCGCTCATGCGCGCGCGAAC contains these protein-coding regions:
- a CDS encoding beta-ketoacyl synthase chain length factor; protein product: MSAASHSAGARPAAALAAAIEGVGYWSRGLPDWNAARAYALGGEAAPDAPARPSPQLLPANERRRAPETVAVALDVAAAACAAAGRDPAALSSVFASSHGDMAITDYMCATLAADPRAISPTRFHNSVHNAAAGYWTIGVGAMRPATALSALEASFAQGLIDALAQLAAGEAAVLLAGYDGAGYGPLGAAAPSEGLLGAALVLSRAPRAGAPRLHAWLGDPPAAPAAPGRLLQRDAGNASAPMLPLFDALATGAVPRIALPAGSGRGLWLELDHD